A stretch of DNA from Pigmentibacter ruber:
AGATGGCTCCTTTTTTCGTGGCCAAAGTATAGGGTTTCCAACAGAAACAACTGGTGAAATTGTTTTTAATACTGCTATGACAGGGTATGAGGAAGTCCTTTCAGACCCTTCATATTTAGGACAAATAGTTTTGTTTACTAGTAGTTATATAGGAAATACTGGCATTAACTTTGAAGATTTAGAATCAAAACAAATGTATGCTGAGGCTCTCATTTGTAAAAATATACCAGCTTATGCAGATAACTATCGCTCTAAAAAATCCCTGCATGAATTTTTATATCATCAAAAAAAATCTGCTATTTTTGATCTTGATACCAGATTATTAGTGCAAAAAATCCGTAACTCTGGCTGTCTTTACGGGATTATTTCAAATACTGATAATGATATTAATTCCTTAAAAGAGAAATTAATTCAGTCACAGAAAAAAATCTTAGCGAATACAGTTTCTATCTACAGTAAGACAGAAAATACTATTAGCTTAAAAGCAAAAACAGGACAAAAAAAATATAAAGTAGCAGTTTTTGATTTTGGAATAAAACAAGGAATTCTTGATTGTTTATCTAACTTAGGATGCGATATTTCGCTGATCCAGTATCCTTATTCTATTGAAGCTTTAGATGCCATCCAACCGGATGGCATTTTTTTTAGCAATGGATCTGGAGATCCTAGTGTTTTAGCCGAAGAAACAAATATATTAAATGATATGCAAAATATATTCTCCAAATATCCTTGTTTTGGAATTTGTTTAGGACATCAACTTATTGGACTTAGTTTTGGAGCTAAAATTAACAAACTAAATAGCGGTCATCACGCTATCAACCATCCAGTAAAATCATTTCTTACCCAACCTCATAAAGTCATGATAACTTCACAAAATCATAATTTTGTTGTAGATATTGAAAACATAAAAAACGAATTTGAAGTCACTCATATACATTTAAATGATAATACTTTAGCAGGCATGAAGCATAAATATTTGCCTATTTATTCAGTTCAATTTCATCCTGAAGCAAATCCTGGACCAAGAGATGCTGAAGAAATATTTCATTACTTTATAGAATTGATGAATACTTTTAAAAAAGAGAAAAATAATGCCTAAGAACTTAAATATAAAAAAAATATTAATTATTGGATCTGGACCTATTCAAATAGGTCAAGGTTGTGAATTTGATTACTCTGGAACTCAGGCATGTCTTGCACTTAAAGCAGAGGGATATCAAATTGTTTTAATAAATTCGAATCCTGCAACAATAATGACTGATAAAGAAACAGCTGATAGCATCTACATTGAACCAATTACTTTTGAATATGTTACAAAAATAATTCAAGCTGAACTACCAGATGCAATTCTTCCTACAATGGGTGGACAAGTTGCATTAAATTTATTTATGGAACTTTCTGAAAAAGGTATTTTATCAAAATATAATATTAAAAATATTGGAGTTGATCCGCATACTGTTTCCTTAGCAGAAGATAGAAAGCTATTTAAAAATTTAGTTTTAGAATTGGGTTATGATGTTGTAAAAGGGGATTTGGTTAAAAATAAAGAAGAAGCTTTAAAATTAGCAGAAAAATTAAATTATCCTTTAATTATTCGGGCATCATTTACTTTGGGAGGCACTGGGGGAGGAATTGCCTATAATCAAGAACAATTCGACCAATTAATAGAAGCAGCATTTTCAGCTAGTTCTAATCATGAAGTTTTAATTGAAGAATCAATTATTGGTTGGAAAGAATATGAATTAGAGGTCATGCGAGATTGCAATGGAAACTTTGCGGTTATCTGTGGAATTGAAAATATAAATCCTATGGGTGTACACACAGGTGATTCTATTACTATTGCTCCGTGTATGACTTTAACAGACAAAGAATATCAAATTTTAAGAGACTCAGCGAAAAATATATTTGAAAAAATTGGGATGAAAACAGGTGGAGCTAATATTCAATTCGCTATTCATCCTGATACTGGAAGAGTTGTTGTAATAGAAATGAATCCAAGAGTTTCACGTAGCTCTGCATTGGTTTCAAAAGCTACAGGTTATCCAATCGCAAGGATTTCAGCTAAATTAGCGGTTGGGATTACTTTAGATGAAATAAAAAATGAAATAACAAAATCAACAAGTGCTGCATTTGAGCCTGCTATTGATTATGTTGTTGTAAAAATTCCTAGATGGGATTTTGAAAAATATAAAGACGCTGATCCAACTTTAGGTATTCAGATGAAATCCGTTGGAGAAGTTCTTGCTTTTGGGCGTTGCTTTAAAGATTCTTTTCAAAAGGCATGGCGTTCATTGGAACAAAATATTGATGGCTGGCAAGCGACAAAATTATTATATTCTGAAAGCGAGATAAAAAACTTATTATCAAATGCTACGCCTAGTTTGTTTAGCTATATTAAAAATGCTTTTTATTTAAAAATAACTGTAGAAGAAATTTATAACATAACTAAAATAAGCAAATGGTTTTTATATGAATTAAAAGAATTATTTGACTGCGAGCAGGAAATAATTCATGCAAATTTACCTCTTGAATATTCAACGATTTTCAAAGCTAAGAAGTATGGTTTTAGTAATCAACAAATATCTGAGTTAAAAAAGTTAAATGTAAATGAAATTGAAAATAGCTTAATACAGTATAAAATAAAACCTACTTTTAAAATGGTTGATACTTGTGCAGGAGAATTTGAAGCTCAAACACCCTATTACTTTAAAACATATGAATCTTTTGATGAAAATAAGATCTCAAAAAATAAAAAAATTGTTATTTTAGGAAGTGGGCCTAATCGAATTGGTCAAGGTGTAGAATTTGATTATTCTTGCGTTCATGCAGTAAAAGCAGTGCAAGAACTTGGTTATGAAGCCATATTGATAAATTCCAATCCAGAGACAGTGAGTACTGATTTTTACATCTCTGATAAATTGTATATGGAACCCTTAACAAATGAAGATGTATTAGACATTTTATATGCAGAAAATCCTGCTGGAGTATTAATACAATTTGGAGGGCAAAGCCCATTAAAACTTGCAAAAAAAATAGAAGAAGCTGGATTTAAAATACTAGGGACATCTTTTAAATCTATTGAATTAGCAGAAGACAGAAAATTATTTGGTTCTATTCTAAAGAAAAATGGGATTGCTGCTCCAAAGTTTAACACAGCCTTAACAAAAGAAGATGCCCTAAAAATTGCAGAAGATATTAAATATCCTGTTTTAATTCGTCCTTCTTTTGTCCTAGGTGGCCGAGGAATGGCTATTGTTTATACAGAAAAAGAATTGATTGAATATTTTAATCAAGCCATCGATTTAGATCCCACAAAACCTGTTTTAATCGATAAATATCTTAATGGTGCAATTGAATTTGATATTGATTTATTGTGTGATGGAAAAGATATTTTTATTCCAGAAATCATGGAACACATTGAAGAAGCTGGTATTCATTCAGGAGATAGCAGTTGCATTATACCACCTTTACATGTGAGTAGAGAATTAAGAGCTAAAATATTTGAAACTTCTAAAATTCTTGCACTAGAATTAGCAGTAATAGGTTTGATGAATATACAATTTGCTCTTTTTGCCGAAGAATTATATATTTTAGAAGTAAACCCAAGAAGCTCAAGATCAATCCCATTTCTTTCAAAAGCAACTGGAATTCCAATGGCTAAACTTGGGGCAAAAATTTGCTTAGGAATGGATTTAGCAACTTTAAAGTCAGATTTAAAAATCATTCTGAATGAAAAATACTCTTTAAAAGTTCCTGTTTTTCCTTTTCATAAATTCCCTTCCTTTACCCCAAAACTAGGCCCAGAGATGCGATCCATAGGCGAAATAATGGTTCAAGCAGATAGTTTAGGAGAATTATATACTAAAGGATTTATCGCTGCAGGATATAATTTAAATTTAAATGGGGGAATATTAAATTGCACAAAAGATATTTATTATAAAATTCTTGAGAACGAACTTCCTATAACTTCAAAATTTTCTTCGAAAATAATCCATTTAAATGAAAATTTTGAAAAAAATAATGTAATAGAAATGATAAAAAGTAAAAAAATATCTGTAATTCTAATTTCGCTAAAAGATAGTGAAAATTTAGATTTAGAATTTATTCCCCAATTATTGAAAGTTGCAGTTCAATATAAAGTACCAATTGCTTCAACTACTCGTTCAACTTATTCCGCTCTAAAAGCTTTATCATTTTTAAATGAGGGAAAGTAATATGAATCTTAAAGGAAGATCTTTAAATAATTTATTTGATTTAAATATTGAAGAATTTAATTATATTTTAGAATTAGCACATCAGGTAAAAAATGAGAAAAAAAACAATATTTTCCCCAAAAGGTTACAAAATAAGAATATTGCATTGATCTTTGAAAAACCGAGCACTAGAACACGTTGCTCTTTTATTGTTGCTGCAAGTGATGAAGGCGCTCACGCTGTAGCGTTATCAAATACTGAAATACATTTGGGTGAAAAAGAAAGCATTGAGGATACAGCTAGAGTTCTTGGAAGAATATTTGATGGAATTATGTTCCGAGGATTTAAGCATAAAACTCTTGAAATGTTGATTCAACATGCAAACGTTCCTGTATGGAATGCTTTAACTGATTTACATCATCCAACTCAAGCACTTGCTGACATTATGACTTGTCAAGAATATCTTGGTAAATTAAATAGAAAAAAAATTGTTTATTTAGGTAATGGGGATAATAACGTAACTCATTCACTTATAATAGCTAGTTGTATGCTGGGAATGCATATAGTAATTTGTTGCCCAGATTCTTTCCAGCCAGATAAAGAAATTATTCAGCAAAGTATACAAATAGCTAAAAAAACGAATGGCACAATATCTGTATTAAGTAATCCTCTTGAAGCCGTAAAAAATGCTGACTGTATTTATACTGATGTTTGGATTTCAATGGGAGATGAAAACAAAGGAAATAATGAAGAAAAATGTAAACAACTTTTACCTTACCAAGTTAACAAAAAATTGATGTTGGCTACAAAAAACTCTGAATGTTTTGTTCTCCACTGTTTACCAGCATATAAAAATATGGAAATTTCTTGTGATGTTTTTGAAGAAAACAACAAATTTATTTTTGATTTAGCAGAGAATAGAATGCATAGTATTAAAGCTATAATGCTAGCCACTTTAATTAACTAATTGTTGTTTCTTAATATTTAATTATTAATTTTTTATTGGCATAAACCATCTATCATTTCTAAATCCAGGTATGATAGTTCCAGGCTTATCAAATGTAGAGTAAGCTATGCTGAATGCTCTACCATATATTCTATCTTGATCCATAAATCCCCAAAACCTGCCATCTGCTGAGTTGTCTCGATTATCACCAATAACTAATAATTTTCCTGGAGGAACTACCCAAACCTGCGTTTCACTATCAGTAATACTATTCCATTTGCGTTTCAAAATAAAATGCGGTTCTTTACTGAAACCAGATTCAAGAAATAAATTATAAGCCTCACCAGACTCACCTCCTCCAAGATTCTCCATTGCAGTTCTATCAGACTGTAATTCTTGTTTTGCAAGAACACCATTTATTGTTAAAATACCATTTGTAAAGGTAACCTTATCACCAGGAATTC
This window harbors:
- the carA gene encoding glutamine-hydrolyzing carbamoyl-phosphate synthase small subunit → MQASLLLEDGSFFRGQSIGFPTETTGEIVFNTAMTGYEEVLSDPSYLGQIVLFTSSYIGNTGINFEDLESKQMYAEALICKNIPAYADNYRSKKSLHEFLYHQKKSAIFDLDTRLLVQKIRNSGCLYGIISNTDNDINSLKEKLIQSQKKILANTVSIYSKTENTISLKAKTGQKKYKVAVFDFGIKQGILDCLSNLGCDISLIQYPYSIEALDAIQPDGIFFSNGSGDPSVLAEETNILNDMQNIFSKYPCFGICLGHQLIGLSFGAKINKLNSGHHAINHPVKSFLTQPHKVMITSQNHNFVVDIENIKNEFEVTHIHLNDNTLAGMKHKYLPIYSVQFHPEANPGPRDAEEIFHYFIELMNTFKKEKNNA
- the carB gene encoding carbamoyl-phosphate synthase large subunit, with the protein product MPKNLNIKKILIIGSGPIQIGQGCEFDYSGTQACLALKAEGYQIVLINSNPATIMTDKETADSIYIEPITFEYVTKIIQAELPDAILPTMGGQVALNLFMELSEKGILSKYNIKNIGVDPHTVSLAEDRKLFKNLVLELGYDVVKGDLVKNKEEALKLAEKLNYPLIIRASFTLGGTGGGIAYNQEQFDQLIEAAFSASSNHEVLIEESIIGWKEYELEVMRDCNGNFAVICGIENINPMGVHTGDSITIAPCMTLTDKEYQILRDSAKNIFEKIGMKTGGANIQFAIHPDTGRVVVIEMNPRVSRSSALVSKATGYPIARISAKLAVGITLDEIKNEITKSTSAAFEPAIDYVVVKIPRWDFEKYKDADPTLGIQMKSVGEVLAFGRCFKDSFQKAWRSLEQNIDGWQATKLLYSESEIKNLLSNATPSLFSYIKNAFYLKITVEEIYNITKISKWFLYELKELFDCEQEIIHANLPLEYSTIFKAKKYGFSNQQISELKKLNVNEIENSLIQYKIKPTFKMVDTCAGEFEAQTPYYFKTYESFDENKISKNKKIVILGSGPNRIGQGVEFDYSCVHAVKAVQELGYEAILINSNPETVSTDFYISDKLYMEPLTNEDVLDILYAENPAGVLIQFGGQSPLKLAKKIEEAGFKILGTSFKSIELAEDRKLFGSILKKNGIAAPKFNTALTKEDALKIAEDIKYPVLIRPSFVLGGRGMAIVYTEKELIEYFNQAIDLDPTKPVLIDKYLNGAIEFDIDLLCDGKDIFIPEIMEHIEEAGIHSGDSSCIIPPLHVSRELRAKIFETSKILALELAVIGLMNIQFALFAEELYILEVNPRSSRSIPFLSKATGIPMAKLGAKICLGMDLATLKSDLKIILNEKYSLKVPVFPFHKFPSFTPKLGPEMRSIGEIMVQADSLGELYTKGFIAAGYNLNLNGGILNCTKDIYYKILENELPITSKFSSKIIHLNENFEKNNVIEMIKSKKISVILISLKDSENLDLEFIPQLLKVAVQYKVPIASTTRSTYSALKALSFLNEGK
- the argF gene encoding ornithine carbamoyltransferase; the encoded protein is MNLKGRSLNNLFDLNIEEFNYILELAHQVKNEKKNNIFPKRLQNKNIALIFEKPSTRTRCSFIVAASDEGAHAVALSNTEIHLGEKESIEDTARVLGRIFDGIMFRGFKHKTLEMLIQHANVPVWNALTDLHHPTQALADIMTCQEYLGKLNRKKIVYLGNGDNNVTHSLIIASCMLGMHIVICCPDSFQPDKEIIQQSIQIAKKTNGTISVLSNPLEAVKNADCIYTDVWISMGDENKGNNEEKCKQLLPYQVNKKLMLATKNSECFVLHCLPAYKNMEISCDVFEENNKFIFDLAENRMHSIKAIMLATLIN
- the lepB gene encoding signal peptidase I, translating into MNKAKLIQELRSIITIISVIFIFRSTFLNWYVIPTGSLLPTLKIGDHVIVNKLSYGIMLPFMQTRIYSWAQPERGDIVVFQGPESENSLTLIKRVVGIPGDKVTFTNGILTINGVLAKQELQSDRTAMENLGGGESGEAYNLFLESGFSKEPHFILKRKWNSITDSETQVWVVPPGKLLVIGDNRDNSADGRFWGFMDQDRIYGRAFSIAYSTFDKPGTIIPGFRNDRWFMPIKN